From the Maioricimonas rarisocia genome, one window contains:
- a CDS encoding dioxygenase family protein, translating into MFSRRQMLQHSAFAAAAFTTPGLFAELIQTASMTEGPFYPDTLPLDTDNDLLILNDALTPAAGEVTHLTGRVLSATGEPIRNAFVEIWQCDNNGAYLHSGTGNADNRDSNFQGYGRFLTDSKGQYYFRTIKPVPYPGRTPHIHFGISRNGKRIFTTQMLVKGHPGNESDGLFRRINDPKLRETVLVDFQPLPDSKIGALSANFDLVLGHTLEELEDGTLGGGIGKSEWSQQGRGFGPGRGARQPR; encoded by the coding sequence ATGTTCAGCCGACGCCAAATGCTGCAGCACTCTGCCTTCGCCGCCGCGGCCTTCACCACGCCGGGCCTGTTCGCGGAGTTGATTCAGACTGCCTCGATGACCGAGGGGCCGTTTTACCCCGACACGCTCCCGCTGGATACCGACAACGATCTGCTGATCCTCAACGATGCCCTCACGCCTGCCGCAGGTGAGGTGACGCACCTGACCGGCCGCGTTCTCTCGGCAACCGGAGAGCCGATCCGCAATGCGTTCGTCGAGATCTGGCAGTGTGACAACAACGGCGCGTACCTGCACAGCGGGACGGGCAACGCCGACAACCGGGACAGCAACTTCCAGGGGTACGGCCGGTTCCTCACCGACTCGAAGGGGCAGTATTACTTCCGGACGATCAAGCCGGTCCCCTACCCGGGGCGTACGCCGCACATTCACTTTGGCATCAGCCGGAACGGCAAGCGGATCTTCACGACGCAGATGCTGGTGAAAGGACATCCCGGCAACGAATCGGATGGTCTGTTCCGCCGGATCAACGATCCGAAGCTCCGCGAGACGGTTCTGGTCGATTTCCAGCCCCTCCCCGATTCGAAGATCGGCGCCCTGTCGGCCAACTTCGACCTCGTGCTGGGACACACGCTCGAAGAACTGGAGGACGGCACACTCGGTGGCGGCATCGGAAAGTCGGAATGGTCGCAGCAAGGGCGGGGCTTCGGGCCCGGACGTGGTGCACGCCAACCACGCTGA
- a CDS encoding NAD(P)/FAD-dependent oxidoreductase, translated as MMLQTRERFDVDSPFKRPSRPRGRRHRVAVIGAGLSGLICARTLADLDCEVTVFEKSRGVGGRMSTRRSESDLQFDHGAQYFTVRDERFRRHVDTWIEEGLVAPWEGRFVKLNRGYLEESNGETTRFVGVPGMTAVCRHLATDLDVRFGTTMAPPRHDGTAWIVEDAAGTSQGRYDWFVTSAPAPQSAYLLASVPHLEVKARRVSMSGCWSVMVAFKSPLDAGFDGAFVGVSPLSWIARNSSKPGRGEDFETWVLHASPEWSESAIEADHEEVVKELLDALWQVTGLQPVEPKHAAAHRWRHALPAEPLGDRFLFDPGLRVGACGDWCNGPRVEGAFLSGLALAGRLVCTMAAETPHARNCSTFASPGP; from the coding sequence ATGATGCTGCAGACGCGCGAAAGATTCGACGTGGATAGCCCATTTAAACGACCTTCTCGACCACGGGGGCGGCGGCACCGTGTCGCCGTGATCGGTGCCGGCCTGTCGGGTCTGATCTGCGCCCGCACTCTCGCTGACCTCGACTGCGAAGTCACGGTCTTCGAGAAGAGCCGCGGCGTCGGAGGCCGCATGTCGACCCGCCGGAGCGAGTCCGATCTGCAGTTCGACCACGGGGCGCAGTATTTCACCGTGCGCGATGAGCGCTTCCGCAGGCACGTCGACACGTGGATCGAGGAAGGTCTTGTCGCCCCCTGGGAAGGCCGTTTCGTCAAGCTGAATCGTGGATACCTCGAAGAATCGAACGGCGAGACAACCCGTTTCGTGGGCGTCCCCGGAATGACGGCCGTCTGCAGACACCTGGCGACGGATCTGGACGTGCGATTCGGGACGACGATGGCACCGCCACGACACGACGGGACTGCCTGGATCGTCGAAGATGCCGCCGGAACGTCTCAGGGACGATACGACTGGTTCGTGACCTCGGCCCCGGCCCCGCAGTCGGCGTATCTGCTGGCGTCCGTTCCCCACCTCGAAGTGAAGGCCCGCCGGGTTTCGATGAGCGGTTGCTGGTCCGTGATGGTGGCATTCAAGTCGCCGCTCGACGCCGGATTCGATGGTGCGTTTGTTGGTGTCTCACCGCTTTCGTGGATCGCCCGGAACTCCTCCAAGCCGGGCCGCGGAGAAGATTTCGAAACATGGGTGCTGCATGCCTCGCCCGAGTGGTCGGAATCGGCAATCGAAGCCGATCACGAGGAGGTCGTCAAAGAACTTCTGGACGCCCTCTGGCAGGTGACGGGGCTGCAACCTGTTGAACCGAAGCATGCTGCTGCGCATCGCTGGCGGCACGCATTGCCGGCAGAACCGCTCGGCGACCGGTTCCTGTTCGATCCGGGACTTCGAGTCGGAGCCTGCGGCGACTGGTGCAATGGCCCCCGCGTCGAGGGTGCCTTTCTGAGCGGTCTGGCCCTTGCCGGTCGACTGGTCTGCACGATGGCTGCAGAGACTCCGCACGCGCGCAACTGTTCGACCTTCGCCTCTCCCGGACCGTGA
- a CDS encoding type II and III secretion system protein, translated as MLRIACCLLLLQFPAIVSAQQPEETLPQLSETKETAKEPDSPDAGSARIVMIEVTMLQIAGHLQVDDPGNIDVEKLQQAFRDSQEQGSFRHLTRVKLSTLEENEAIFQMGANEAVPQGTTRGFSRGGDGRPTMATSYRFEQTGTIVSTVPRVNDDGTIVVKLQFEQSRLRPTPPASGEDATTTLPATDRTTVNTTLTIPNGQTVLAGAFQSADTGNEPLETFVIVGASTRK; from the coding sequence ATGCTGCGCATCGCATGCTGTCTGCTGCTGCTGCAGTTCCCGGCAATCGTTTCTGCTCAGCAGCCCGAGGAGACCCTTCCACAACTCTCCGAGACGAAGGAGACCGCGAAAGAACCGGACTCGCCCGATGCCGGCTCTGCCCGGATCGTGATGATCGAGGTGACCATGCTGCAGATTGCGGGACACCTTCAGGTCGACGATCCCGGCAACATCGACGTGGAAAAGCTGCAGCAGGCGTTCCGCGATTCTCAGGAGCAGGGCTCCTTCCGGCACCTCACGCGGGTGAAGCTCTCCACGCTCGAGGAAAACGAGGCCATTTTCCAGATGGGGGCCAACGAAGCGGTTCCCCAGGGGACGACGCGTGGATTCTCCCGCGGAGGAGACGGCCGCCCGACCATGGCGACCTCATACCGATTCGAGCAGACCGGCACGATCGTTTCGACAGTGCCGCGAGTCAACGACGACGGCACGATCGTGGTCAAACTGCAGTTCGAACAGTCGCGACTGCGTCCGACCCCGCCCGCCTCGGGAGAAGATGCCACGACGACTTTACCGGCCACGGACAGGACGACAGTCAACACCACGCTGACGATCCCGAACGGTCAGACGGTTCTCGCTGGTGCGTTTCAGTCCGCAGACACCGGGAACGAGCCTCTTGAAACGTTCGTGATCGTCGGAGCCTCGACGCGCAAGTAA